Proteins encoded by one window of Mesorhizobium sp. INR15:
- the rpoD gene encoding RNA polymerase sigma factor RpoD has protein sequence MATKEKEEVETEREGATDGPLLDLSDDAVKKMIKAAKKRGYVTMDELNSVLPSEEVTSEQIEDTMAMLSDMGINVVEDDEQGEEPEAADTAADAEEDANELAEQTGTAVAATTTKKEPTDRTDDPVRMYLREMGSVELLSREGEIAIAKRIEAGRETMIAGLCESPLTFQAIIIWRDELNESKILLREIIDLEATYAGPEAKQAPVVERIEEAPKAEEKSRRSRDEEDDITNVGADTRGLVDDDEEDEDEASLSLAAMEAELRPQVMETLDVIADTYKKLRKLQDQQVENRLAAAGTLSPSQDRRLKELKDQLIKAVKSLSLNTARIEALVEQLYDINKRLVQNEGKLLRLAESYGVRREEFLKEYQGSELDPNWTRSIGNLTSRGWKEFTKNEKDAIRDLRAEIQNLATETAISILEFRKIVNQVQKGEREAAIAKKEMVEANLRLVISIAKKYTNRGLQFLDLIQEGNIGLMKAVDKFEYRRGYKFSTYATWWIRQAITRSIADQARTIRIPVHMIETINKIVRTSRQMLHEIGREPTPEELAEKLAMPLEKVRKVLKIAKEPISLETPVGDEEDSHLGDFIEDKMAILPIDAAIQANLRETTTRVLASLTPREERVLRMRFGIGMNTDHTLEEVGQQFSVTRERIRQIEAKALRKLKHPSRSRKLRSFLDS, from the coding sequence ATGGCGACTAAGGAAAAGGAAGAGGTCGAAACCGAACGCGAAGGCGCCACCGATGGGCCCTTGCTCGACCTTTCCGATGATGCTGTCAAGAAGATGATCAAGGCCGCCAAGAAGCGCGGCTATGTCACCATGGACGAGCTGAACTCGGTGCTGCCTTCCGAGGAAGTGACCTCGGAGCAGATCGAGGACACCATGGCGATGCTGTCCGACATGGGCATCAACGTGGTCGAGGATGACGAGCAGGGCGAAGAGCCCGAGGCCGCCGACACCGCCGCCGACGCCGAGGAAGACGCCAACGAGCTGGCCGAGCAGACCGGCACCGCCGTTGCCGCCACCACCACCAAGAAAGAGCCGACCGACCGTACTGACGATCCGGTCCGCATGTATCTGCGCGAGATGGGCTCGGTCGAGCTTCTGTCGCGCGAAGGCGAAATCGCCATCGCCAAGCGCATCGAGGCTGGCCGCGAGACGATGATCGCGGGCCTGTGCGAAAGCCCGCTGACCTTCCAGGCCATCATCATCTGGCGTGACGAGCTCAACGAATCGAAGATCCTGCTGCGCGAGATCATCGATCTCGAAGCGACCTATGCCGGTCCCGAAGCCAAGCAGGCGCCGGTGGTCGAGCGCATCGAGGAAGCGCCCAAGGCCGAGGAAAAGTCGCGCCGTTCGCGCGACGAGGAAGACGACATCACCAATGTCGGCGCCGATACGCGCGGCCTGGTCGATGACGACGAGGAAGACGAAGACGAAGCGAGCCTGTCGCTGGCGGCGATGGAAGCGGAACTCCGCCCGCAGGTGATGGAGACGCTCGACGTCATCGCCGACACCTACAAGAAGCTCCGCAAGCTGCAGGACCAGCAGGTCGAGAACCGTCTGGCCGCTGCCGGCACGCTTTCACCCAGCCAGGACCGCCGGCTGAAGGAGCTGAAGGACCAGCTGATCAAGGCGGTGAAGTCGCTGTCGCTCAACACGGCGCGCATCGAGGCGCTGGTCGAGCAGCTCTACGACATCAACAAGCGCCTGGTGCAGAACGAAGGCAAGCTCTTGCGCCTGGCCGAAAGCTATGGCGTGCGCCGCGAGGAGTTCCTGAAGGAATATCAGGGCTCGGAGCTCGATCCGAACTGGACGCGCTCGATCGGCAACCTGACCTCGCGCGGCTGGAAGGAATTCACCAAGAACGAGAAGGACGCGATCCGCGACCTGCGCGCCGAAATCCAGAACCTCGCCACCGAAACGGCGATCTCGATCCTGGAATTCCGCAAGATCGTCAACCAGGTGCAGAAGGGCGAACGCGAAGCCGCGATCGCCAAGAAGGAAATGGTCGAGGCCAACCTGCGCCTCGTCATCTCCATCGCCAAGAAATACACCAATCGCGGCCTGCAGTTCCTCGACCTGATCCAGGAAGGCAATATCGGCCTGATGAAGGCGGTCGACAAATTCGAATACCGCCGCGGCTACAAGTTCTCGACCTACGCGACATGGTGGATCCGGCAGGCGATCACCCGTTCGATCGCCGACCAGGCGCGCACCATCCGTATTCCGGTGCACATGATCGAGACGATCAACAAGATCGTGCGTACCTCGCGCCAGATGCTGCACGAGATCGGCCGCGAGCCGACGCCGGAAGAACTGGCCGAAAAGCTCGCCATGCCGCTCGAGAAAGTGCGCAAGGTGCTGAAGATCGCCAAGGAGCCGATTTCGCTCGAAACGCCTGTGGGCGACGAGGAGGATTCGCATCTGGGCGATTTCATCGAGGACAAGATGGCGATCCTGCCGATCGACGCGGCGATCCAGGCCAACCTGCGCGAGACGACGACGCGCGTCCTGGCCTCGCTGACGCCACGTGAGGAACGCGTGCTGCGCATGCGCTTCGGCATCGGCATGAACACCGACCATACGCTGGAAGAAGTCGGCCAGCAGTTCTCGGTCACGCGCGAGCGTATCCGCCAGATCGAAGCCAAGGCGTTGCGTAAGCTCAAGCACCCAAGCCGCTCGCGCAAGCTGCGCAGCTTCCTGGACAGCTGA
- a CDS encoding GYD domain-containing protein codes for MTTYILLINWTEHGAKNVRDSPKRLDAAKKLLGEMGGSFKQFYLTMGECDMVAVVEAPDDAVLARFALLMASGGNIKTRTLKAFPEFAYREIVASLG; via the coding sequence ATGACAACCTACATCCTGCTGATCAACTGGACTGAGCACGGCGCCAAGAATGTGCGGGACTCGCCGAAGCGGCTTGATGCCGCCAAGAAGTTGCTGGGAGAGATGGGCGGATCGTTCAAGCAGTTCTATCTGACCATGGGCGAATGCGACATGGTGGCGGTGGTCGAAGCGCCCGACGATGCGGTGCTGGCGCGTTTCGCTCTGTTGATGGCTTCGGGCGGCAACATCAAGACGCGGACGCTGAAGGCGTTTCCGGAATTCGCCTACCGCGAGATTGTCGCTTCGCTCGGCTGA
- a CDS encoding DUF333 domain-containing protein, whose protein sequence is MRRIFGLAAGLVSMLLMPIDAGAAQKQVGLANPASVHCGAIGGRFVVRKDKADNEYGFCRLPNGRLCEEWALFRGNKCVGPKAAMRRK, encoded by the coding sequence ATGAGAAGAATCTTTGGACTGGCTGCCGGCCTCGTCTCGATGTTGTTGATGCCAATCGATGCCGGTGCCGCGCAAAAACAAGTCGGCTTGGCCAATCCCGCATCGGTCCATTGCGGTGCGATCGGCGGGCGCTTCGTGGTCAGGAAGGACAAAGCCGACAACGAGTACGGGTTTTGCCGCCTGCCCAATGGGCGGCTGTGCGAGGAGTGGGCGCTGTTTCGCGGCAACAAATGCGTCGGGCCAAAGGCCGCCATGCGCCGCAAGTGA
- a CDS encoding FkbM family methyltransferase — translation MRNPFAWMKHGLRRLRPPRRRAITLDGLPPFRFETHGRADVHISGSIDHWGIWEKATTGLLLELLRNDADLIDVGANIGWHSVVAGHRLGDRGQVHCFEPEQRNLKKLRTNVALSRLGNVVVNGWALSDSNRVDALNLSDHNLGDHRLGLSRDGRSAVKVEVRCLDDYAGIRRRPLVIKLDVQGSEWHALRGGQRLLGDHPHEIVLVCELCPLMLRECGASIDDLCELLIANGFAAALIDQSTGSIEPTDWGPLKDRLRAGERDAPEFSEDIVAFRRPDGLMGSLLQLQG, via the coding sequence TTGCGAAACCCGTTCGCCTGGATGAAGCACGGCCTCCGGCGGCTGCGGCCACCCCGTCGGCGCGCCATCACGCTCGATGGCCTTCCGCCGTTCCGGTTTGAAACCCACGGGCGTGCAGACGTCCATATCTCCGGCTCTATCGACCATTGGGGCATCTGGGAGAAAGCGACGACCGGGCTGCTTCTCGAGTTGCTTCGAAACGACGCTGATTTGATTGATGTCGGCGCCAACATCGGCTGGCACAGCGTCGTCGCGGGCCATCGCCTGGGCGACAGGGGACAGGTTCACTGCTTCGAGCCGGAGCAGCGGAATCTCAAGAAGCTGCGGACGAATGTTGCGCTAAGCCGCCTTGGAAATGTCGTTGTGAACGGATGGGCGCTTTCGGATAGCAACCGTGTCGATGCGCTCAATCTGAGCGACCACAATCTGGGTGACCACCGCCTCGGACTGTCGCGCGACGGCCGCTCCGCTGTGAAAGTGGAAGTCCGCTGTCTCGACGATTATGCTGGCATCCGGCGTCGGCCGCTCGTCATCAAGCTCGATGTGCAGGGGAGCGAATGGCACGCGCTGCGCGGCGGCCAACGGCTGCTCGGCGACCATCCCCACGAGATCGTCCTTGTCTGCGAACTGTGTCCGTTGATGCTCAGGGAATGCGGGGCAAGCATAGATGACCTCTGTGAGTTGCTGATTGCAAACGGCTTTGCCGCGGCCTTGATCGATCAAAGCACCGGTTCCATCGAGCCAACGGACTGGGGGCCTCTGAAGGACAGGCTGAGGGCAGGGGAAAGAGACGCGCCGGAATTCTCCGAGGATATCGTTGCCTTCCGCCGTCCAGACGGGCTGATGGGGTCACTTCTTCAGCTGCAGGGCTAG
- a CDS encoding DUF333 domain-containing protein encodes MNRISGLAIGLLLVSLIPIDAGAAQKQVGMANPASVHCGAIGGRFVVRKDKAGNEYGFCRLPNGRLCEEWALFRDNKCIGPKAAMHRK; translated from the coding sequence ATGAACAGAATTTCCGGACTGGCCATCGGGCTTCTCCTGGTATCGCTGATCCCAATCGATGCCGGTGCCGCGCAAAAACAGGTCGGCATGGCCAATCCCGCATCGGTCCATTGCGGTGCGATCGGTGGGCGTTTTGTCGTGCGCAAGGACAAGGCCGGCAACGAATACGGGTTTTGCCGCTTGCCCAATGGACGCCTGTGCGAGGAGTGGGCGCTGTTTCGCGACAACAAGTGCATCGGGCCCAAAGCCGCCATGCACCGCAAGTGA
- a CDS encoding DMT family transporter, with translation MSDDHSHLWPGVPLALGSAALFGATPPLSKLLLDAVNPFMLAGLLYLGAGVGLALYRLLRRRVAASGEAQLQRQDLPWLALAIGTGGIVGPVLLMFGLTLNTASSSALLLNLEGLATMAIAWLVYRENVDRRLLFGALAILVGALLLSWQGSGVAFNLGALLVAGACLAWGLDNNFTRRISATDPVVIAMLKGLVAGFVNVGLGLIAGASFPAISIVTAATVVGFLGIGVSLVMFILALRHLGTARTGAYYALAPFIGALLAIAILGDPITLKLAMAGLLMGVGLWLHLSERHEHEHDHEHLEHEHSHVHDEHHQHHHDGPVTEPHSHPHVHTPLRHKHPHYPDLHHRHSHG, from the coding sequence ATGTCTGACGATCATTCACATCTATGGCCGGGCGTGCCGCTCGCGCTCGGATCGGCCGCTCTGTTCGGCGCGACACCGCCGCTTTCCAAGCTGCTGCTTGATGCCGTGAACCCATTCATGCTGGCTGGCCTGCTCTATCTCGGTGCAGGTGTTGGTCTGGCTCTTTATCGCCTGCTGCGCCGCAGGGTGGCTGCTTCAGGCGAGGCGCAGCTGCAGCGCCAGGACCTGCCGTGGCTGGCGCTGGCCATTGGCACCGGCGGCATCGTCGGGCCAGTGCTGCTGATGTTCGGCCTGACCCTCAACACGGCGTCGAGTTCAGCGCTGCTGCTCAACCTAGAGGGGCTGGCGACAATGGCGATTGCCTGGCTCGTCTATCGCGAGAATGTCGACCGACGTCTGCTTTTCGGCGCCCTCGCCATCCTGGTGGGCGCGCTTCTGTTGTCCTGGCAGGGCAGCGGCGTCGCCTTCAACCTTGGCGCTCTGCTGGTCGCCGGGGCTTGCCTGGCGTGGGGGCTGGACAACAATTTCACGCGCAGGATCTCGGCAACCGACCCGGTTGTCATCGCCATGCTGAAGGGCCTGGTGGCGGGTTTCGTCAATGTCGGGTTGGGACTGATTGCCGGCGCTTCGTTTCCAGCGATCTCCATTGTCACTGCTGCCACCGTCGTCGGCTTTCTTGGCATTGGCGTCAGCCTGGTGATGTTCATCCTGGCGCTGCGTCACCTCGGCACCGCACGTACCGGCGCCTACTATGCATTGGCGCCCTTTATCGGTGCCTTGCTGGCAATCGCCATCCTCGGTGATCCCATCACGTTAAAGTTGGCAATGGCGGGGCTTTTGATGGGCGTTGGCCTCTGGCTGCATCTGTCGGAGCGCCACGAGCACGAGCACGACCACGAGCATCTCGAACATGAGCACAGCCATGTGCATGACGAGCACCACCAGCACCATCACGATGGGCCGGTGACGGAGCCGCACTCACACCCGCACGTGCATACGCCGCTGCGCCACAAGCATCCGCATTATCCCGATCTGCATCACCGGCACAGCCATGGGTAG
- a CDS encoding thiol-disulfide oxidoreductase DCC family protein, producing the protein MLTVWYNTRCPVCDAGISRQKRRLIDAIKAGRIEFRDINLEPAALAGFSASLEDIRRRLHATDADGRLLVGADVAIAVWQATPGEGWLAGLFGNRIVLPLTRFGYDRFADLLYAWNRRNGRW; encoded by the coding sequence TTGCTGACCGTCTGGTACAACACCCGCTGTCCCGTCTGCGATGCCGGCATCAGCAGGCAGAAGCGGCGGCTTATCGACGCAATCAAGGCGGGGCGGATCGAGTTTCGCGACATCAATCTGGAGCCGGCTGCGCTGGCTGGGTTTAGCGCCTCGCTGGAGGACATCCGCCGCCGGCTGCACGCGACCGACGCGGACGGCCGTCTTCTGGTCGGCGCCGATGTCGCGATCGCGGTTTGGCAAGCAACGCCGGGCGAGGGCTGGCTGGCAGGCCTGTTTGGAAATCGGATTGTCTTGCCGCTGACGCGCTTTGGCTACGACCGTTTCGCCGACCTGCTCTATGCCTGGAACCGGCGCAACGGCCGCTGGTAG
- a CDS encoding patatin-like phospholipase family protein, translating into MPSGIDNKTALVLAGGGSFGAVQVGMLKALVASGMTADFVVGSSVGAINGAYYAAAGTVENIARLETLWRGITRNDVFPVSWRSMLGFAARRDFLSASHGIRNLIERNLPYRNLEDAPIPIHIIATDLFSGEAVVLSSGNAADAIAASSAIPVAFAPVKVGDRLLIDAAVTSNTPVRVAVGLGARRLIVLPTGFACNLHAAPQGAIANGLHALTLMIARQLVRELDNLPAEVDYAIVPSLCPLAGSPYDFTRTGALIDDAETSTRSWIEGGGLFERVIPNQLRPHSHH; encoded by the coding sequence ATGCCGTCAGGAATAGACAACAAGACAGCGCTTGTGCTGGCCGGTGGCGGCAGTTTCGGCGCCGTGCAAGTGGGCATGCTGAAGGCACTGGTCGCGTCCGGAATGACCGCCGACTTCGTCGTCGGCTCCAGCGTCGGCGCCATCAATGGCGCCTACTATGCCGCCGCCGGCACGGTGGAAAACATCGCTCGGCTGGAAACCCTGTGGCGCGGCATCACCCGCAACGATGTCTTTCCGGTCAGCTGGCGGTCAATGCTGGGCTTCGCGGCGCGGCGGGATTTCCTCTCCGCCTCGCACGGCATCCGCAATCTCATCGAACGCAATCTGCCCTACCGCAATCTCGAGGACGCGCCGATCCCGATCCACATCATTGCCACCGACCTGTTTTCCGGCGAGGCGGTGGTGCTGTCGAGCGGCAATGCCGCCGACGCGATCGCCGCCTCCAGTGCCATTCCGGTGGCGTTCGCACCGGTTAAGGTCGGCGACCGGCTGCTGATCGACGCTGCGGTGACCTCCAACACGCCGGTCCGTGTCGCGGTCGGCCTTGGCGCGCGCCGGCTGATCGTGCTGCCGACCGGCTTCGCCTGCAATCTGCATGCGGCTCCGCAGGGCGCCATCGCCAACGGCTTGCATGCATTGACCCTGATGATTGCCCGGCAACTGGTTCGCGAACTCGACAACCTGCCCGCTGAGGTCGACTACGCCATCGTGCCCTCGCTCTGCCCGCTGGCTGGGTCACCCTACGACTTCACCCGCACGGGCGCCCTGATCGATGACGCAGAGACATCGACGCGAAGCTGGATCGAGGGTGGCGGGCTGTTCGAGCGCGTCATCCCGAACCAGTTGCGCCCGCACAGTCACCACTAG
- a CDS encoding PadR family transcriptional regulator, translating into MHKHFGNHHFGERMFMHMAGKFGGRGGGFGPFGHGGRGGGRGGPGDMFRAGRMLADGDLKLITLSLLAEAPRHGYDIIKALEERTSGIYSPSPGVVYPTLTFLEEAGYASSAADGNKKVFSITEAGQAHLADNREMIDGVLEHLERFGRKMAKARDWFGWNDESEDGGRRGGRGGRGDRSEARDAFRAVRHRLRAALGDFVDAPADKQAEAIAVLEGAAEALEALSRG; encoded by the coding sequence ATGCACAAACATTTTGGCAATCATCATTTCGGCGAACGCATGTTCATGCACATGGCCGGCAAATTCGGTGGCCGTGGCGGCGGCTTCGGCCCGTTCGGCCATGGCGGTCGTGGCGGTGGCCGTGGCGGCCCGGGCGACATGTTCCGTGCCGGGCGCATGCTGGCCGATGGCGATCTCAAGCTGATCACGCTGTCGCTGCTGGCCGAGGCACCGCGCCACGGCTACGACATCATCAAGGCGCTGGAAGAGCGCACCAGCGGCATCTACAGCCCGAGCCCTGGCGTGGTCTATCCGACGCTGACCTTCCTCGAAGAGGCCGGCTATGCCTCTTCCGCCGCCGACGGCAACAAGAAGGTATTCTCGATCACCGAAGCGGGGCAGGCGCATCTTGCCGACAACCGCGAGATGATCGATGGCGTGCTCGAGCATCTCGAGCGTTTCGGCCGCAAGATGGCCAAGGCGCGCGACTGGTTCGGCTGGAACGATGAAAGCGAGGACGGTGGGCGTCGCGGCGGCCGTGGTGGGCGAGGCGACCGTTCGGAGGCCCGCGACGCGTTCCGCGCCGTGCGCCATCGCCTACGCGCTGCGCTGGGTGACTTCGTCGACGCGCCGGCCGACAAGCAGGCTGAGGCGATCGCTGTTCTAGAAGGCGCCGCCGAGGCTCTGGAAGCCCTGTCGCGCGGGTGA
- a CDS encoding YiaA/YiaB family inner membrane protein, with translation MNANQTYIMFNTAAVGAAYFMLGLSLWLAPVDLSTKGYWAMGILLLTGSLVNLVKYRTDERLSTEMTAKIEKARNEKLISEYVGKE, from the coding sequence ATGAACGCCAACCAGACCTACATCATGTTCAACACCGCCGCTGTCGGCGCCGCTTACTTCATGCTCGGCCTGTCGCTGTGGCTGGCGCCGGTCGACCTCTCGACCAAGGGCTATTGGGCCATGGGCATCCTGCTGCTCACCGGCAGCCTGGTGAACCTCGTGAAATACCGCACCGACGAGCGCCTTTCGACTGAAATGACCGCCAAGATCGAAAAGGCACGCAATGAGAAGCTGATCAGCGAGTATGTCGGCAAGGAGTGA
- a CDS encoding PspA/IM30 family protein, with amino-acid sequence MLSLIRTLLDGASARAEDGLKDRFAIDLLAQRIRDAEAGLTAAKQTLASLIVRQRAEQAGLEQLDRRIADLETRTISALCAGNEALAESGAGAIAELENEREVRRTTVKSLGEKTLRMRLSVERAHRRIIDLNQGMISARAIDAERKAQSRLNRSIGRTASLNDAEDLLARIKDGGDPFEEAGILDEIDGELRHEAIRDRLAEAGHGPAVKVRAKDVLERLRTIN; translated from the coding sequence ATGCTTAGCCTGATCAGAACTCTACTGGACGGCGCCAGTGCGCGGGCCGAGGACGGACTGAAGGACCGCTTTGCCATCGACCTTCTGGCGCAGCGGATTCGCGACGCCGAAGCCGGTCTCACCGCCGCCAAGCAGACACTCGCCTCGCTGATTGTCCGCCAGCGCGCCGAGCAGGCCGGCCTTGAGCAGCTCGACCGCCGCATCGCCGACCTAGAGACACGCACGATCAGCGCGCTGTGCGCCGGCAATGAGGCTCTCGCCGAAAGTGGCGCCGGCGCCATCGCCGAACTGGAGAACGAACGCGAGGTCCGCCGCACGACAGTGAAGAGCCTTGGCGAAAAGACCTTGCGCATGCGGCTCTCGGTGGAGCGGGCGCACCGCCGCATCATCGACCTCAACCAGGGCATGATCTCGGCCCGGGCCATCGATGCCGAGCGCAAGGCGCAATCACGCTTGAACCGCTCGATCGGCCGGACGGCAAGCCTCAACGACGCGGAAGACCTGCTCGCCCGCATCAAGGATGGCGGCGATCCGTTCGAGGAGGCCGGCATTCTCGACGAGATCGATGGTGAACTGCGTCATGAGGCGATCCGCGACCGCCTCGCCGAGGCCGGACATGGGCCGGCGGTGAAAGTCCGCGCCAAGGACGTGCTTGAGCGCCTGAGGACCATCAACTGA
- a CDS encoding TetR/AcrR family transcriptional regulator, producing the protein MALDKEEISERVLVIAETLINSGGMDNLKARAIAEQAGISVGSVYNLFSDLDGVHRAVNMRLLDRLGVAGAAAMADLRERGVTDVRQRLLALAGAYMRFVEAHPGSWPALLAFNRRRPVRTEPDAYEARLDLLFEIIGGVLAGGDFDLDEETRGVAARTLWSSVHGIVTSGYAARSDRRQADEIERQIDLLVAVFIRGLERGGTFAHAGTTRS; encoded by the coding sequence ATGGCACTGGACAAGGAAGAGATCAGCGAGCGCGTGCTCGTCATCGCCGAAACGCTGATCAACAGCGGTGGCATGGACAATCTCAAGGCAAGGGCCATCGCCGAGCAGGCGGGCATCTCGGTCGGCTCGGTCTACAATCTGTTCTCCGATCTCGACGGGGTGCACCGCGCCGTCAACATGCGGCTGCTCGACAGGCTGGGCGTGGCGGGCGCGGCGGCCATGGCCGACCTGCGGGAGCGCGGCGTGACGGATGTTCGGCAGCGGCTGCTGGCGCTGGCCGGCGCATATATGCGTTTCGTCGAGGCGCATCCCGGCAGCTGGCCCGCACTCCTGGCCTTCAACCGCCGCCGCCCAGTACGCACGGAGCCCGATGCCTATGAGGCGAGGCTCGACCTGCTGTTCGAGATCATCGGCGGCGTGCTTGCCGGCGGCGACTTCGACCTTGACGAGGAGACGCGAGGGGTTGCCGCGCGCACCCTGTGGTCAAGCGTGCATGGCATCGTCACCAGTGGCTACGCGGCGAGATCGGACCGCCGGCAGGCCGACGAGATCGAGCGGCAGATTGACCTCCTTGTCGCCGTTTTCATCAGGGGACTGGAACGCGGCGGGACATTCGCGCATGCTGGAACGACAAGGTCGTGA
- a CDS encoding HlyU family transcriptional regulator: MSFLKRLFGGGGGGEAAEPKSSAPAKQVEHKGFLISATPYKSDGGQYQTCGIVSKEIGGVMKEHKFIRADRFAGLDDAVDISIKKGMQLVDEQGERMFG; this comes from the coding sequence ATGTCTTTTCTGAAGCGTCTTTTCGGCGGCGGTGGCGGCGGTGAAGCGGCCGAGCCAAAGAGTTCAGCGCCGGCCAAGCAGGTCGAGCACAAGGGTTTCCTGATCAGCGCCACGCCCTACAAGTCCGATGGCGGCCAGTACCAGACCTGCGGCATCGTCTCCAAGGAGATCGGCGGCGTCATGAAGGAACACAAATTCATCCGCGCCGACCGTTTCGCCGGGCTCGATGACGCCGTCGACATCTCGATCAAGAAGGGCATGCAACTGGTCGACGAGCAGGGCGAGAGGATGTTCGGCTAG